Proteins encoded within one genomic window of Halorussus salilacus:
- a CDS encoding amidohydrolase has product MAKSDVYEAVESERERLRSMAREIWETPELGLHEEESAQVLIDRLEAEGFEIEVGVGGMPTAFVASYGTGDPTVGILGEYDALPDLSQTVSAERDPVEEGAPGHGCGHNLFGVAGVGAAVGVKRAIERGDLTGTVRFYGCPAEETLVGKVFMARDGAFDDLDAAVTWHPSTKSTPDVSSSLALDSVQFTFEGVSAHAAASPESGRSALDAVELLNSGVEYMREHVPESARIHYVITEGGDAPNVVPAEATVWYYVRAPERAEVDRLTDWVTDIAEAAAAMTRTEVDRRYITGCWDYLANPTVSEVIWETMRELGPVGYDDEDRAFAADLKETIPDEQVESSLEDLPEEHAEAMRESALYDEPVPPHAEGEVGGGSTEVGDVSWITPTAQFRAATWAVGTPAHTWQATAANGDFGEKGAVYAAKVLGGTVHDLLDDPDLVERANEEFDETTGDRSYETPLPPEAEPPFDVTAE; this is encoded by the coding sequence ATGGCGAAATCGGACGTGTACGAGGCGGTCGAGAGCGAGCGCGAGCGACTCCGGTCGATGGCCCGAGAAATCTGGGAGACGCCCGAGCTGGGCCTCCACGAGGAGGAGTCGGCGCAGGTGCTTATCGACCGACTGGAAGCGGAGGGCTTCGAAATCGAGGTCGGCGTCGGCGGGATGCCCACGGCGTTCGTGGCCTCCTACGGAACCGGCGACCCGACGGTCGGGATTCTGGGCGAGTACGACGCGTTGCCGGACCTCTCCCAGACCGTCTCGGCCGAGCGCGACCCCGTCGAGGAGGGCGCGCCGGGTCACGGCTGCGGGCACAACCTCTTCGGCGTCGCGGGCGTCGGCGCGGCGGTAGGGGTGAAGCGCGCAATCGAGCGCGGCGACCTGACCGGGACCGTCCGGTTCTACGGCTGTCCGGCCGAGGAGACGCTGGTCGGGAAGGTGTTCATGGCCCGCGACGGCGCGTTCGACGACCTCGACGCCGCGGTTACGTGGCACCCCTCGACCAAGAGCACGCCCGACGTGAGCTCGTCGCTCGCGCTCGACTCGGTCCAGTTCACCTTCGAGGGCGTCTCGGCCCACGCCGCGGCCTCTCCCGAGTCGGGGCGGTCGGCGCTCGACGCGGTCGAACTCCTCAACTCGGGCGTCGAGTACATGCGCGAGCACGTCCCCGAGTCGGCCCGCATCCACTACGTCATCACCGAGGGCGGGGACGCCCCGAACGTGGTCCCCGCGGAGGCGACCGTCTGGTACTACGTCCGCGCGCCCGAGCGCGCCGAGGTCGACCGTCTCACCGACTGGGTGACCGACATCGCGGAGGCGGCCGCCGCGATGACCCGGACCGAGGTCGACAGGCGGTACATCACCGGCTGTTGGGACTACCTCGCGAACCCGACCGTGAGCGAGGTCATCTGGGAGACGATGCGCGAGCTCGGTCCCGTGGGGTACGACGACGAGGACCGCGCGTTCGCGGCCGACCTCAAGGAGACCATCCCCGACGAGCAGGTCGAGTCGAGCCTCGAAGACCTCCCCGAGGAACACGCCGAGGCGATGCGCGAGTCAGCGCTCTACGACGAACCGGTCCCGCCACACGCCGAGGGCGAGGTCGGCGGCGGCTCGACCGAGGTCGGCGACGTGAGCTGGATCACCCCGACCGCCCAGTTCCGCGCGGCGACGTGGGCGGTCGGGACCCCCGCCCATACGTGGCAGGCGACCGCGGCGAACGGGGACTTCGGTGAGAAGGGCGCGGTGTACGCCGCGAAGGTGCTCGGGGGAACCGTCCACGACCTGCTCGACGACCCGGACCTCGTCGAGCGCGCGAACGAGGAGTTCGACGAGACGACCGGCGACCGGAGCTACGAGACGCCGCTCCCGCCCGAGGCCGAACCGCCGTTCGACGTGACCGCCGAGTGA
- a CDS encoding PLP-dependent aminotransferase family protein — protein sequence MAEDTPTTDDDGGRPGAFDHLFTPAVRDGLGEAGYGSWRAIDAPDAVSLSFGFPFPESFPNDELAAAAEAVFEAEGGAAMQYGGGEYADRLAEAIAERERDRGIDCDAGNVLLTNGATHAIDVVAHAFLDRGDHVFVEAPTFMGTLKLFANYGVEVAGFETDDEGLDVGAVAAELESRTAEGRPLPKLLYTIPTFQNPTGTTLSRDRRERLLDLAEEYDFVVVEDDAYGDLRYGGDDVAPLKALDETGRVVRVGTFSKTVAPGVRTGWILGDDEPLDTVGRIRAGGTNTFTQSVLGYYCTEGGFEGNVAELRAAYEKRRDHILACLDDHMPEAAEWTDPDGGFFVWVELPEGIDAEELLPRAADEGVTYLPGEMFFPDDRGENGLRLSFSYVSLDEMERGIEALARATRSALRERRPR from the coding sequence ATGGCCGAGGACACGCCCACGACGGACGACGACGGCGGCCGACCCGGCGCGTTCGACCACCTGTTCACGCCCGCGGTCCGGGACGGCCTCGGCGAGGCGGGCTACGGGAGCTGGCGGGCCATCGACGCCCCCGACGCGGTGTCGCTGAGCTTCGGCTTCCCCTTCCCGGAGTCGTTCCCGAACGACGAACTCGCGGCGGCCGCCGAGGCCGTCTTCGAGGCGGAGGGCGGCGCGGCGATGCAGTACGGCGGCGGCGAGTACGCCGACCGACTCGCAGAGGCAATCGCCGAGCGCGAGCGCGACCGGGGCATCGACTGCGACGCCGGGAACGTCCTGCTGACCAACGGCGCGACCCACGCCATCGACGTGGTCGCCCACGCGTTCCTCGACCGCGGCGACCACGTCTTCGTGGAGGCTCCGACGTTCATGGGGACGCTGAAGCTGTTCGCGAACTACGGCGTCGAGGTCGCGGGCTTCGAGACCGACGACGAGGGCCTCGACGTCGGGGCGGTCGCGGCGGAACTCGAATCCCGGACCGCCGAGGGCCGACCCCTCCCGAAGCTACTGTACACGATTCCGACGTTCCAGAACCCCACCGGCACCACGCTGTCGCGCGACCGGCGCGAGCGCCTGCTCGACCTCGCCGAGGAGTACGACTTCGTCGTGGTCGAAGACGACGCCTACGGCGACCTCCGGTACGGCGGCGACGACGTTGCCCCCCTCAAGGCGCTCGACGAGACGGGGCGAGTCGTCCGCGTGGGCACCTTCTCGAAGACGGTCGCGCCCGGCGTCCGGACCGGGTGGATACTCGGCGACGACGAGCCCCTCGACACGGTCGGGCGGATTCGGGCTGGCGGGACGAACACCTTCACCCAGAGCGTCCTCGGGTACTACTGCACCGAGGGCGGGTTCGAGGGGAACGTCGCGGAGCTACGCGCGGCCTACGAAAAGCGCCGGGACCACATCCTCGCGTGCCTCGACGACCACATGCCCGAGGCCGCCGAGTGGACCGACCCCGACGGCGGCTTCTTCGTCTGGGTCGAACTCCCCGAGGGAATCGACGCCGAGGAACTGCTCCCGAGAGCGGCCGATGAGGGAGTCACCTACCTCCCGGGCGAGATGTTCTTCCCCGACGACCGGGGCGAGAACGGCCTGCGGCTGTCGTTCAGCTACGTCTCGCTCGACGAGATGGAGCGGGGAATCGAGGCGCTGGCCCGGGCGACGCGGTCGGCGCTCCGAGAGCGCCGACCGCGGTAG
- a CDS encoding thiamine pyrophosphate-binding protein yields the protein MGGFRRRFADRRRPRLADRPGRRRATRRGGRPPRGGRPPLLLVGGGASGAAEEARRLVETTGIPVVSTVAGKGVVPADHPLALGATLGEEAVAAFVESRDLLLAVGTELSPREVRDVELPENLIQVDLDYANLGKTFPVEIGVVADAAVALGELADRVEARGVAFGDAPREAVADLRADIEVPEDERDDRHRILETLRAALDDDAVVVNDMTKVCYEAKSEFPAYEPDTFLFPSGYGTLGFSPPAAFGAAVGDPDRQVVSLVGDGGFLFTVQSLATAVRYGLGVPVVVVNDESYGILEDVQRRDYGRIVGTDIENPDFVALARAFGAAGARIDASAVEAELPAALDEAFARDRPTVVEIPVDF from the coding sequence ATCGGCGGCTTCCGCCGCCGATTCGCCGACCGACGACGGCCCCGACTCGCTGACCGCCCCGGTCGACGCCGAGCGACTCGACGCGGCGGCCGACCGCCTCGCGGCGGCCGACCGCCCCTGCTTCTGGTCGGCGGGGGCGCGTCGGGCGCGGCCGAGGAGGCGCGCCGCCTCGTCGAGACGACCGGGATTCCGGTCGTCTCGACGGTCGCCGGGAAGGGCGTCGTTCCCGCCGACCACCCGCTCGCGCTCGGCGCGACCCTCGGCGAGGAGGCGGTCGCGGCGTTCGTCGAGTCCCGGGACCTCCTCCTCGCGGTCGGCACGGAACTCAGCCCGCGTGAGGTGCGCGACGTCGAACTCCCCGAGAATCTGATACAGGTCGACCTCGACTACGCCAACCTCGGGAAGACCTTCCCCGTCGAGATCGGCGTCGTCGCCGACGCGGCGGTCGCGCTGGGCGAACTCGCCGACCGGGTCGAGGCGCGGGGCGTCGCGTTCGGCGACGCCCCGCGCGAGGCGGTCGCCGACCTCCGGGCCGACATCGAAGTCCCCGAGGACGAGCGCGACGACCGCCACCGCATCCTAGAGACGCTGCGGGCGGCGCTCGACGACGACGCCGTGGTGGTCAACGACATGACGAAGGTGTGCTACGAGGCCAAGAGCGAGTTCCCCGCCTACGAACCCGACACCTTCCTCTTTCCCAGCGGCTACGGCACGCTCGGGTTCAGCCCGCCCGCGGCGTTCGGCGCGGCGGTCGGCGACCCCGACCGGCAGGTGGTGTCGCTGGTCGGCGACGGCGGCTTCCTGTTCACGGTCCAGTCGCTCGCGACCGCGGTCCGGTACGGCCTCGGGGTCCCGGTCGTCGTGGTCAACGACGAGAGCTACGGCATCCTCGAAGACGTTCAGCGCCGCGACTACGGCCGCATCGTCGGCACCGACATCGAGAACCCCGACTTCGTCGCGCTGGCGCGGGCGTTCGGCGCGGCCGGAGCCCGCATCGACGCGTCGGCGGTCGAAGCGGAACTGCCCGCGGCGCTCGACGAGGCGTTCGCGCGCGACCGGCCGACGGTCGTCGAGATACCCGTCGACTTCTGA
- a CDS encoding VOC family protein, producing the protein MSSTPTAHHVGVTVTDLDRAVEFYREVLDLDVLDRFTVSGGAFSDAVGVDGATGNFAHLDADGARIELVEYDPEGRPRSAETVNQPGAKHLGFAVDDLDAFYEGLPSDVETTSEPRTTASGTKILFLRDPEDNLVEVVEA; encoded by the coding sequence ATGTCCTCGACACCGACCGCACACCACGTCGGCGTGACGGTGACCGACCTCGACCGCGCGGTCGAGTTCTACCGCGAGGTCCTCGACCTCGACGTGCTCGACCGGTTCACCGTCTCCGGCGGGGCGTTCTCGGATGCCGTCGGCGTCGACGGGGCCACCGGGAACTTCGCCCACCTCGACGCCGACGGCGCGCGCATCGAACTCGTCGAGTACGACCCCGAAGGGCGACCCCGGTCGGCCGAGACCGTGAACCAGCCCGGCGCGAAGCACCTCGGATTCGCGGTCGACGACCTCGACGCCTTCTACGAGGGGCTCCCGTCGGACGTGGAGACCACGAGCGAGCCCCGGACGACGGCGAGCGGGACGAAGATTTTGTTCCTGCGCGACCCCGAGGACAACCTCGTCGAGGTCGTCGAGGCGTAG
- a CDS encoding DUF7526 family protein: MPETIRGQVLHVVPPDELDEHELTDDLQALAESRYVLVCRKGGSPSWVERVRSFLLRRPIEPVTLVAETAPSEGEEVTATVEETAVAGVYEATDLR; this comes from the coding sequence ATGCCCGAGACGATTCGAGGACAGGTCCTCCACGTCGTCCCGCCCGACGAACTCGACGAGCACGAACTCACCGACGACCTGCAGGCGCTCGCGGAGTCGCGGTACGTCCTCGTCTGCCGGAAGGGCGGGTCGCCCTCGTGGGTCGAGCGCGTGCGGTCGTTCCTCCTCCGACGACCCATCGAGCCGGTGACGCTCGTGGCCGAGACGGCCCCGAGCGAGGGCGAGGAGGTGACCGCGACCGTCGAAGAGACGGCGGTCGCGGGCGTCTACGAGGCGACCGACCTGCGGTGA
- a CDS encoding hydrogenase maturation nickel metallochaperone HypA, whose translation MVASTSPPIGFDHPTADPHSNAASGRGRSDRCACTDCDYTVETDGGVPPKCPACGGALTLVLP comes from the coding sequence ATGGTTGCGAGCACCTCGCCGCCCATCGGATTCGACCACCCGACGGCCGACCCCCACTCGAACGCCGCCTCGGGACGCGGGCGCTCCGACCGCTGTGCGTGTACCGACTGCGACTACACGGTCGAAACCGACGGCGGGGTCCCCCCGAAGTGCCCCGCCTGCGGTGGCGCGCTCACGCTCGTTCTCCCGTAG
- a CDS encoding phytoene/squalene synthase family protein, producing MVTDEQLRASRAIQRRTGRTFHVATRFLPERARYPTYVLYAFFRVADEVVDDPDPGPPEELRAELARLREAATGERETDDPVLAAFDEMRERHGIPDREVEEFVAAMEADVEPDGYDTYEDLRSYLRGSSVAVAYMMLAVMDPEDSEAARPHARALAEAFQLTNFLRDVREDVTEYGRIYIPRETLQAHGASTDDIADLRHSAGVTAAVRAELRRTEERYREGVAGIEYLPEDCQFPVLLSAVLYAEHHRLIRERGYDVVSATPSLGLGDYLRVLARTWWHWRRERDPEAAFYRASAVSREAETDSDAETDPPSATPTEPAGHRLGRALRSPLGRAVDILRS from the coding sequence ATGGTAACGGACGAGCAACTCCGGGCGAGCAGGGCGATACAGCGCCGGACCGGCCGGACCTTCCACGTCGCGACCCGGTTTCTCCCCGAGCGTGCGCGCTACCCGACGTACGTCCTCTACGCGTTCTTCCGCGTGGCTGACGAGGTCGTCGACGACCCCGACCCGGGTCCCCCGGAGGAGCTTCGGGCCGAGCTCGCCCGACTGCGCGAGGCGGCGACGGGCGAGCGAGAGACCGACGACCCGGTGCTCGCGGCGTTCGACGAGATGCGCGAGCGCCACGGCATCCCGGACCGGGAGGTCGAGGAGTTCGTGGCCGCGATGGAGGCCGACGTGGAGCCCGACGGTTACGACACCTACGAGGACCTCAGGAGCTACCTCCGGGGGTCGTCGGTCGCGGTCGCCTACATGATGCTCGCCGTGATGGACCCCGAGGACTCGGAGGCGGCCAGACCCCACGCGAGGGCGCTGGCAGAGGCGTTCCAGCTGACGAACTTCCTCCGGGACGTCCGCGAGGACGTGACCGAGTACGGCCGCATCTACATCCCGCGCGAGACCCTGCAGGCCCACGGGGCCTCGACCGACGACATCGCCGACCTGCGCCACTCGGCGGGCGTCACGGCCGCCGTGCGCGCAGAGCTCCGCCGGACCGAGGAGCGCTACCGCGAGGGCGTCGCCGGAATCGAGTACCTTCCGGAGGACTGCCAGTTCCCCGTGTTGCTTTCGGCGGTGCTGTACGCCGAGCACCACCGACTCATCCGCGAGCGCGGCTACGACGTGGTCTCCGCGACGCCGAGCCTCGGTCTCGGCGACTACCTCCGGGTCCTCGCGCGGACCTGGTGGCACTGGCGGCGCGAGCGCGACCCCGAGGCGGCCTTCTACCGGGCGAGCGCGGTTTCGCGAGAGGCCGAGACCGACTCGGACGCCGAAACCGACCCGCCGTCGGCGACGCCGACCGAACCGGCGGGCCACCGGCTCGGACGAGCGCTCCGGAGTCCGCTGGGACGGGCCGTCGACATCCTCCGGTCGTAG
- a CDS encoding DUF7563 family protein → MPNCNHCESYVSNAFARVFADERGRIHACPDCAANAGIAEVALSRAES, encoded by the coding sequence ATGCCGAACTGTAATCACTGCGAGAGCTACGTTTCGAACGCGTTCGCCCGGGTCTTCGCCGACGAGCGCGGGCGGATACACGCCTGTCCCGACTGCGCCGCGAACGCGGGCATCGCCGAGGTGGCCCTGAGCAGGGCCGAATCATGA
- a CDS encoding bacterio-opsin activator domain-containing protein, with translation MAETEGEPEVGFELKERAMDEAPVGIVISDPDREGNPLIYVNEAFEDVTGYPREEVLGRNCRFLQGEETAPETVAEMAEAIDAAEPVSVEVLNYRADGEAFWNEVTIAPLRDDDGEVTNFVGFQDDVTARKEAELEVERRKRDLEHLVGRINGLLKDVTETLMRSTSREEDVRGVTERIAAADPYVFAWFGELDLVAETIVPSAWAGEGGSVEGIEIGVDADDPTARAFDARAFRTADVEGSACAGRVPDARSMAAVPVAYRDTVYGVLTVYADGRDAFDERETVVMEALGRTVGTALNARESRRALTADNVVELEFEASGPGLFFVDLSERTRRRLEYRGSVNREGEGLSMFFTTDARPSRMVDSAADLPEVERAVLVSGDEESNLFEFRIAEGSVVADLAERGVRTRSLVAEDGVGRVALEFPTEIDSREIANLVRDRVPGSELVTYRERERPATTEGEFVARLEDRLTDRQVTALQKAYLGGYYDPNRSTTGDELAESMDISRATFHQHLRAAERKLIGELFDEVPDW, from the coding sequence ATGGCCGAGACCGAGGGAGAGCCGGAGGTCGGCTTCGAGCTCAAGGAGCGCGCGATGGACGAAGCGCCCGTCGGGATCGTGATCTCCGACCCCGACCGCGAGGGCAATCCGTTGATATACGTCAACGAGGCGTTCGAGGACGTGACCGGTTACCCGCGCGAGGAGGTGCTCGGGCGGAACTGCCGGTTCCTACAGGGCGAGGAGACCGCCCCCGAGACCGTCGCGGAGATGGCCGAGGCCATCGACGCCGCCGAGCCGGTGTCGGTCGAGGTCCTGAACTACCGGGCCGACGGCGAAGCGTTCTGGAACGAGGTCACCATCGCGCCCCTCAGAGACGACGACGGCGAGGTCACGAACTTCGTCGGCTTTCAAGACGACGTCACCGCGCGCAAGGAGGCCGAACTCGAGGTCGAGCGGCGGAAGCGCGACCTCGAACACCTCGTGGGGCGAATCAACGGCCTGCTGAAGGACGTCACCGAGACGCTGATGCGCTCGACCTCGCGAGAGGAGGACGTCCGCGGGGTGACCGAGCGGATCGCCGCGGCCGACCCGTACGTGTTCGCGTGGTTCGGCGAACTCGACCTGGTCGCCGAGACCATCGTGCCGTCGGCGTGGGCGGGCGAGGGCGGTTCGGTCGAGGGAATCGAGATCGGCGTCGACGCCGACGACCCGACGGCCCGAGCGTTCGACGCCCGGGCGTTCCGCACCGCCGATGTCGAGGGCAGTGCCTGCGCCGGGCGGGTTCCGGACGCGCGGTCGATGGCCGCGGTCCCGGTCGCGTACCGGGATACGGTCTACGGCGTGCTGACGGTGTACGCCGACGGTCGCGACGCGTTCGACGAGCGCGAGACCGTCGTGATGGAGGCGCTGGGTCGGACCGTGGGGACCGCGCTGAACGCCCGAGAGAGCCGCCGGGCGCTCACCGCCGACAACGTCGTCGAACTCGAGTTCGAGGCGAGCGGTCCCGGACTGTTCTTCGTCGACCTCTCTGAGCGCACCCGTCGCCGACTCGAATACCGGGGGTCGGTGAACCGCGAGGGCGAGGGTCTCTCGATGTTCTTCACCACGGACGCCCGACCGTCGAGGATGGTCGACTCGGCCGCCGACCTCCCAGAGGTCGAACGCGCGGTGCTGGTCAGCGGCGACGAGGAGTCGAACCTCTTCGAGTTCCGAATCGCCGAGGGCTCGGTGGTCGCCGACCTGGCCGAGCGCGGCGTGCGGACCCGTTCGCTCGTGGCGGAAGACGGGGTCGGGCGGGTGGCGCTGGAGTTCCCGACCGAGATCGACTCGCGGGAGATCGCGAACCTGGTCCGGGACCGGGTTCCCGGGAGCGAACTCGTCACCTACCGGGAACGCGAGCGTCCGGCCACCACGGAGGGGGAGTTCGTCGCGCGACTGGAGGACCGACTCACCGACCGGCAGGTCACGGCCCTGCAGAAGGCCTACCTCGGCGGCTACTACGACCCGAACCGCTCGACGACGGGCGACGAACTGGCCGAGTCGATGGACATCTCGCGGGCGACGTTCCACCAGCACCTCCGGGCGGCCGAGCGCAAGCTGATCGGCGAGCTCTTCGACGAAGTACCTGACTGGTGA
- a CDS encoding NAD-dependent epimerase/dehydratase family protein, which yields MDEIDSEIGPQEKDILVTGGRGFIGSHLCRVLATHNDIVVLDDGSNPAPAAEYHPESVTVVDGDVRDEPLVDDLVAETDIVFHEAAEVSVQRSIETPGRSHSVNVGGTLNVLEAARTHDARVVVASSCAIYGSPESVPLSESHPKQPNSPYGLEKLTVDHYTRLYNRLYDIPTVALRYFNVYGPGQSGGEYSGVVSIFQEQARNGGPLTVEGDGTQTRDFVHVNDVVRANLLAATTERVGTAYNVGTGTETTIRELAETIRDMAQTDATIVHRDSREGDIERSCADVSKAHEELDYEPTVSLREGLASLV from the coding sequence ATGGACGAGATAGATTCAGAAATCGGCCCGCAAGAGAAGGACATTTTAGTGACCGGTGGCCGTGGTTTTATCGGCAGTCATCTTTGCCGGGTACTTGCAACACACAACGATATCGTGGTACTCGATGACGGTTCCAACCCCGCACCCGCGGCGGAGTATCACCCGGAGTCCGTCACGGTCGTCGACGGCGATGTTCGAGATGAACCACTAGTCGACGACCTCGTCGCGGAGACAGACATCGTCTTTCACGAAGCGGCCGAAGTGAGCGTTCAGCGTAGTATCGAAACACCGGGACGAAGTCACTCGGTGAACGTCGGTGGAACGCTGAACGTACTCGAAGCGGCCCGTACCCACGACGCCCGCGTCGTCGTCGCATCGAGTTGTGCTATCTATGGGTCACCTGAATCGGTTCCACTCTCGGAATCTCATCCCAAGCAACCCAATTCGCCGTATGGGCTAGAGAAACTCACCGTTGACCACTACACTCGACTCTACAACCGTTTGTACGACATTCCAACGGTTGCCCTCCGTTACTTCAACGTATACGGACCCGGACAGTCCGGCGGTGAGTACAGCGGCGTCGTCAGCATTTTCCAGGAACAAGCGAGAAACGGTGGCCCGCTCACCGTCGAAGGCGATGGCACGCAAACACGCGACTTCGTCCACGTAAACGATGTCGTTCGTGCAAATCTACTGGCGGCGACGACAGAGAGGGTCGGGACTGCCTATAACGTTGGAACGGGAACCGAGACGACGATTCGGGAACTCGCTGAAACGATTCGCGATATGGCGCAAACGGATGCAACAATCGTCCACCGCGACTCCCGAGAGGGCGACATCGAACGCAGTTGTGCCGACGTGTCGAAGGCTCACGAGGAACTCGATTACGAACCGACGGTCTCTCTCCGAGAGGGACTGGCGTCACTCGTCTAA